GGGATAAATTTGCCCTAAAGTGCGAAAAAATGCCTCAGACATGTAAAATTTACAATTTCATAGATGGGAGAACCATGTAACCCATAAACTTTCCATCCTTATCATATTTATCGAATCCAGGAAGGTGATGTGATGAAAATGCCGGAAAAAGAAATCCTGTTCAATCGCTTCTATTACGGTGAAATGGATAGGGCAGAACTGACAGGGCTGGTGAAACGGCTGCTGGCAAATAAGGAATTGAGGGAGTGGTTTTTGCCATAAATAATTAATTGCCGAACTTTAAGGAAGTTTAGAACATGAGGTCATCTCACACTTTATTTGAAGACAATGAATTTCTTCTCAGTAATCACTTTTCGACCTTCTTTTAATAGTAGAAAATACATGCCGCCGGTAAGGGTGGAAATATCCAGGACACAACCCGGATGAGTGCATCCATCTAAACTATTGATCAATACACTCAACAGCAGTTGTCCTTTGAGATCAAAGATTTCAACCGCCAGGTCGCTATAACTTTTTAATCCTATATGGCTTAAATCAAAATAGAGCTTATCTTTTGCAGGATTGGGGTATAAGTGGTCTATCATCAATGTCTGCTCGTCCAGAAATGAATTATCAACCACATGGATGCTTATGGAATCAGCTTTGTAGCATCCATTTTCACCAAGGTGTACCCAAACTATATGATATCCTTCACCATAATCAATGGCTCTAAACATAAAACCCACTCCTGTTGAACCATCACTCCAGCGGATGGAGTCGGTTTGAGGATCAACAGAAAAATTTAGTGTGTCTGAAATAAAAATCAGGGTATCGCTGCCTAAATCCACCTGTGGCAGTGGCGTGATCTCTACAAAGATAGTATCCATGTCGGTGCAATAATGTTCATCGACTGCCAAAAGCGAATATAAGCCGGTTTCATTCGCCACAAAATGGTCTTCGTATGAAGCACCATTGTTCCAGGAGTAGTAATGATATCCTTCAGGGGAGGATAACAGCAGGCTTCCGCAGACGACCGTGTCTTTTCCCAGGTTAAGAAACCCCATCTCGTTGGAAAGCCTTGCTATGAATACTTCGGGAATGTCCAGGGAACTGCTGAGTGTGTCTTCTCCAAAATATATTTCTCCATTAAACCCTCCTCCAATTAGTATATTGCCACAGTGATCAAGATTCAGTGCACTGCTGTAATGAAAGTTAGTACCCTGAACAGTAATAGCCCAATTGAGGTTTCCGAAAGGGTGCAATTTTGCAATAAACAGGCCTTTCATACCTTCCCACGGCAGAATGGTATCTCCAAGGACCAGTTCGCCCTCGAAAGGAGCGCTGATATAAATCCCGTCATCCCGGTCCAGATCAAGTGAAAAATCACTCGTCCCTGTAATGTTTGGAATGGTAATATACCATTCAGGTTCCATCTGGTGGTCATATTTCACCAGTAACCGGTCATAATAGCCTACAGGATTTAACGTGTCACCCAAGATGATGAGTGGTGAATTAAAGTCACCGATCGTTATAAAATCACCATGGCTGTCGATCACCATATCAGTGAGCCAATATTGAGCGAATTTTATGTAATCCCCGGGATGGCCGTTCGCAGCGTAAGGAATGATGATGTGCGTATATGGCTCGAGATCTCCTATTATGGTGTCCCCGTTTAACAGGAACTCACCGATCACGAAAAATTGCGCATAAAGGTTATTCTCATTATCCAGAACAAGGTTATTGGTTTGCACCTCTGTGGAAGATGTACCGCAGGAAAGCCATGAGAATTCAGCATTGGCCTGAAGGGAAAGGACTGATGCAGCATAGTCGCTAAAATTCACGGTCGTATCATTATTGCCATAGATTACATAATTATCCAACAGAGGCCTGGAATGATACATACCAAGATAGATAATATCCTGGTCATCAATCTTGATGTCTCCGACCCGGTCAACGCTTGGCCCGCCGATATGGTACGCCCAGATAAATTGCCCCGAACTGTCGTATTTAGCGACAAACACGTCCCAGTTACCAAGGGAATAAAGTATCGTATCACCAAAGTCGACAGAAAAATCAAAAGTGCCCGTTACATATAGATTTTGCTGGGCATCAACCGCCATTAAGCAATCAGCAACCATCCCGTAGGGACCGGCAGGCTCCTTCTGAAGAGAAACTGCCCATCTGAAATTTCCCTCTCTGTCAAAGCTTGAAATAAAAGATCTGAAGTCTCCATCCTGACCGGAGAAAGCAGAATCTCCGATTTGGAAGTCACCCGAGTCATAAATTCCGCTGAGATAACAATTATTCGCATCATCGATCACCATGTCAACGGCCATATCCTGACATGTAGAGAACGATTGAATGCTCCATTCCCATGACTTTTCCTGGGAAAAAGAAGACAGATAACAGAAATTCAATACAAAATATAGCAGCACGATTGATCTCATGGCATTTATATATTGGTTCTTCAAAGATATGATTTATTTAATTGATAGTCAACCAACACACAATAAACTCCGAAAAAGTCTCTAAATATTTTCAAGCTATTTTTATTTGGCTTAAAATTTCCATTGGCGTCCTATCGCCAACGTTTTGTGCAATAGTATACTCTGAAATATGTGAATGATGTAACTTATTTCTAAAAATGTGTAACACTTATCGTTATAAGGGTATTCACCTTTGCATTGTGATTATCATACATAATTTAAATAAAAATGAAAAAAAATAAAATTGACCAACGCAGTCAGCAGTCTGATAGCAAGTCAAATCAACCATCAGCAGGAAAAGAAGGAGAAAATCCACAAAAAAAAACCGGCAATCCGCTTCCAAACAAACCCGTAAAAATCGACCCCACCCGCATTGATGAACCACCTCCAATTTTTAAAAACAAATAATTATGGCTAAATATTCCAAAAAAGCTCAGGACAAAGTTGAAAAGGTCATGCATGAATATAAGCATGGAGAATTAAAATCAGGCAAGGGCGGTAAAGGTGGAATTGTAAAAAGCCGCAAGCAGGCAATAGCCATCGCTCTAAGTGAAGCGCGACAAGCAGGAGCAAAAGTTCCTAAGAAAAAAATTCTTAATCAAGAATAAAAAGAACAATTCTTAAAAACAAATCCAGGTGGAACTAAACTAACACGCTATACACCATTGCCTATCCACATCCCTACTGGTGTGTTTATAGGACCACAGGGATGGCGGGTGTAAGGGAGCAGCAATAATTTTTTAGATGAGAGCTACAATCATTTATCTATTTTTTGTACTATTTATTTTAATTTCCTGTAACAAGGAACCATATGATTATGAAAATAATAGGACTTCATATTTTAAAAACATTAATAAACAATCTTATAATGATTCGATAATTATTTGTGTTACTTATAACATACATTTAGGATTTAAGGCAATTCAAGACCCTTGGGAAAAAGAAGAAATTGGCGCTAATAAAGCACAAATTCAAAACATAGCCGATGTATTAAAACAGATTAATCCTGATATCATTGCATTACAAGAAGTTCCAAGAAATCGTTATAATGCAGAGGTTAAAAATTTTCTTGAAGAGTTAGCTGCTAAATTGAATATGAATTATGCTTTTGGAGCACATGGATATAACGATCCTTATGGAATTTATCCAGTATATGGAGAATGGGGAACCGCAATATTGACAAAGTATAAGATACTTAATATTAATAATATAGAAGTAGAATACGTTGACAAATGGCAAAAGCGTAGTATACTAGATGCTAAAATTGAAATTAATAATTCGACTACTTTACATACTATGTCATTGCATTATTTGCCTATTCAAGAAGGTATTCCGAATACTGCTCATTATTTAAAACAGATTAATGAACCGGTTATTTTGTTGGGTGACTTTAATTATACTGGTGAAATAAATGAATTTAAAGAAATTGGGTTAAATGATGTAGATTCGACGTATGAAAAAAACTGGATTGATAGAATTTTTTATTCCAAAAGTTATTTTAAAAACATAGAATTTGGAAGTTTGATTGATTCACTTTGGGTATCAGATCATTCTGCAAATTATGGGATAATAAAAATAAAAAAATACAACTCTATATTAATACCTTAGAGAGGTTTTTTATTTTTAGGGAAGCCTGGGGTATAATTTTATTTTAAGAATCTTATAAACTTATCTTCCTGAAATTGAATATATTTCAAAAAAAAGTGGTATCTTTATCTTTTTTAGAATGTCCAAAATAATGCCTGTTTATGAACCTAAATTATGGAGGGAATGGAAATGAGAAGTTTTAACACTTTTGCAGCAATGATCTTCGTACTTATCCTGGCCATCGGTGGAGGATTAGCTTATTATTCGTACAGCGGTCCGGCTGATGCTGGTAGAATTGTGGGTATCATCGTCATAACCTTTATTATCGCCATTACTGTTTCATCCGCAATTAAAGTCGCGGATCAGTGGGAAAAGGCGGTGGTATTGCGGTTGGGTAAATTCCGTGTCATTGAGGGTCCCGGACTGTTTTTTATCATCCCGGTAATCGATGCTGTCCGTTTCTGGATTGATACCCGCGTGATCACGACAACTTTCAAGACAGAAAAAACCCTGACCAAAGATACGGTCCCGGTAGATGTAGATGCGGTCCTGTTCTGGAAAGTGATCGACTCAAAAAAAGCAGCTCTCGATGTAGCCGATTATCAAAGTGCCATAAGCTGGGCATCGCAAACAGCCCTAAGGGATGTAATCGGCAAGACTATGCTTTCGGATATGCTCGAAGGCAGGGAAAAAATCAGTGCAGAGCTTCAAAAGATCATTGACGAGCGCACCGAGCCTTGGGGAGTCAACGTTATTTCGGTGGAGGTTAAGGATGTACTGATTCCACCGGCACTGGAGGATGCCATGTCGATGCAGGCACAGGCAGAAAGAGAACGGCAGGCCCGTGTAATACTGGGAGATTCGGAACGGCAGGTAGCGGAAAAGTTCGGGGATGCAGCTAAGACTTATATTGATAATCCTATCGCTCTTCACCTGAGAGCAATGAATATGCTTTATGAAGGTTTAAAGCAAAATGCCACCATCGTGATCGTTCCAAGTTCGGCAGTAGAATCTATGCAATTAGGTGGCCTTAGCGGGTTAACTGCATTGACCATGGAGTTAAAAAAAGAACAGGCGGATAAAGAGAAGGAAAATAATCCCTGATCACTCCGTAAGTAAGCGCATTCAGGCGAGTTGAAACCGGAAATATTTTTAGAAAATCCTCCGGAGTTCAAAGAAAAGATTTTATATTTACATTATCAAACTCAACCAAAGCAAGATTGTTTAACTCAACAACTTACTCAAATTCGTTCAACAACAAGCGTTCGGTCGTGTTTGCCATGATATTCCCGCTCATACATTCACCATGGGGAATTTCCTAAACTACCAAACCCCACAAGATGAAATTGGCCTTATTGATTTCGATCATATGTACTGCTATCTGGAGTATTTAAAGAATTTTATTGTTGATTTATCAGAGACTAACTGTGATTTTACAGTCCGATAAAAATCTGTCTGTTAGCGTTCAATGGAAAAACAGCAATTGGAATAAAGCGGAAACAAATAAATGAGTTGTAACCTTTAAGAGGAATAATTATGAAAACCAATTTGATTTTGACATTGACAATGATTATGACATTGTTTTCGTGCGGGTCCAAAAATGAGGATGATGCTCCTTCAATAAAAGAAGGTATGATAAATGTCACAGGAGGTCAGGTATGGTACAGGATCGTAGGTGCAGATAAAACAGGTATTCCGTTGCTTACATTGCATGGCGGGCCCGGAGCTCCCCATGACTATCTTGAGACGCTGGAGGCACTTGCTGACGAGCGTCCGGTAATTTTCTATGATCAGCTTGGATGCGGCAATTCCGATAAACCTTCGGATAGCACTTTGTGGAATGTAGCACGTTTCGTGGAAGAACTGGAGCAGGTGCGCACAGCGTTAAATCTCGAAAAGGTTCACATCATGGGCCAATCATGGGGAACTATGCTTGCAGTTGAATATGTGCTTCGGAAAAAACCGGAAGGTATTGTAAGCCTGATTCTCTCCGGCCCCTTTTTAAATGCTCCGAAATGGATTGCCGACCAACAAATATGGATTTCACAACTTCCGCAGAACATCCAGGATACAATCAGAAAGTACGAAGAAAATGGAAATTTCGCATCTCCCTCATACCAGGACGCCATGATGTATTATTATCGTCAACATGTCTGCCGGCTTGACCCCTGGCCCGATTGCCTGAATAGGGCGATGGAAAAATTTGGAAAAGATGTGTACGAATATATGTGGGGCCCCAGTGAATTTACCGCGATGGGTACATTGAAGAATGCGGACCTGAGTGAACAGCTGAGCCTGATCACGGTTCCAACCTTATTTACCTGCGGCGAATTTGATGAAGCCACTCCCGCTACCACAATGTTTTACCAGAGTAAACTCCCCGGTTCTGAAATATACATTTTCCAGAACGCATCTCACGAACATCATCTTGAAAAGCCAGATGAATATAATCTGGTTGTCAAAAACTTTCTTAAAAAGGTTGAGGTGACAGAATAGAATATGGCCCTAAATTATTGGTTGTATAATAATTTGATATTTAGTATTATGACAGAAAATCAAGATTGTGTACAATGTTCCACTGATATTTATAACTATTATGGAACAAAGCCGGAAGGCGAGATTCAAACAAGAGAGGCAAAAAAAGCACCCACACAACGTGTTGAAAAGGCACGCCAGATGTATTTTGAAACAAAGTCATCTGCATCAGTTGAGTTTCCCTATTGGTATACACGACGATGGGAAGAAGTGGAAGGTGAGGTTCCAATAATAAGAAGAGCCGAAGCGTTAAAGGCAGGATTCGGACATTTAACTCCAGCCATATTACCGGGAGAATTACTGGCTATGAGAAAAGCAAATTATTTGCGTGGTTCTTATCCTATGCCATGGCTGTCGGAAGCGTTCTTTCTGGCTAAAGAAGATGAATTATACAAAGAAGCTCAAAAATCAGGAAAAGTAAGTGCCGATGAAGTAACCACCATGGGACAAGGTGGTGGAAATGTAACAAAAAGTGTAGGTAATGTAATTTCCATTGCCGGTAAATTTGGTCTGCGAAAAGAAGAAATGCCGATTTTAATAAAAACTGCAAAAAAATGGTTTAACAAATCAGTTGATGATGTAGGTCATAAATACGAGCAGCTTGTTCCCGACTATAATACAAAAGAGGAGATAATGCGTGCCGTAATATGTATGTTCGATTCAGGATACACACTTCCGCAAGGCAGAGAAGTAATGAATTATTATTATCCTTTACAATTTGGAATCGAAGGGATAAAAAACATTTGCAAAGAAAAACAAGACCAAACAGCCGGTTATCCTGACATGGACAGATTGTACTTTTATAAAGCCGTTTATATAATGCTTGAAGGTCTTCAAACGTGGATAATGAATTATGCTAAAGAAGCTCGCTTCATGGCTTCGCTTGAGGATAATCAGACTCAAAAAGAAGAATATCTTGATATTGCTGAGCGATTAGAATGGCTAACGAAAAACAAGCCTAGAACTTTTCACGATTCACTTCAATTAGTGTGGATATTTCATGTTGCTGTCCTTAACGAAGATGCAATTTCAGGCTTATCACCGGGTCGTCTGGGGCAGGTTCTTTACCCTTTCTGGAAACAGGATATGGACCAAGGCATTCTTACAAAAGAATGCACAATTGAGCTTCTTGAGTGTATGCGCATGAAATTCACAGAATTAGACTGTTTCGCGTCAATGGGCGTAGTTGGTGGAGTTTTAAGCGGAAATACGTTTAACAATCTGTGCATTGGTGGATTAGATAAAGATGGAGATAGTGCAGCAAATGAATTAGAAATGCTTATCCTTGAGTCAGCTATGTCTTGCGATACTCCTCAACCAACACTTAGTCTGCTTTATGATGAAAAATTACCCGAAGAATTTTTATTAAAGGGCATTGAATGTACTAAAATTGGAACAGGATATCCTGCATGGATAAACAATAGGGTTGCAATGGAGTTTCTTCTTAACAATTTCAAAAAAGAAGGTATGCAACTCGAAGAAGCAAGAGCATGGGCGATTGGAGGTTGTCTTGAAACTTCACCGGGAAGCTGGATGCCTCTTGAACTTAACGAAGAAACATATTTTATACCAGGCGGTTCCGCACCTGCAACAAGTGTTGGTGTACATTTTATTTCCCTTCCAAAAGTACTCGAAGCAGTTTTATTTGATGGCCTGGACAAACGAACAGGAAGACGTGTTTATCCTGCACATGGTTCCAAATTAGAGTCGTATGAAGAAATATGGACTGTTTTTAAAAAGTATTTTAGCATTACGGTTGAAGTATTGACCCTTGCAAACAATATACAGCACGACATTTGGGGTAAAATTTCTCCCTCAATTATAAATAGCATGCTGAAACCGGATTGTTTGGAAGTGGGGAAAGATATCAGTCATAAAGGTTGCCGGTACAACAGAACGTTTAATGTTGAAATTTGCGGAGGTGTAAATCTTGTAAATTCATTAGCATCAATAAAGAAAAATGTTATTGATGAGAAAAAATTATCACTACAAGAACTCAAAGCTGCAATAGAATCAAATTTCGGTTATCTATCGGCATTAGAAACCGGTTCATATAGCTTAATTGAACAAGTTAAAACCAAAAACTATATGGATTGGCTGAAAATTCATAAACTTTGCCTTGATGCTCCCAAATATGGAAATGATGATAAATATGTCGACAACATTTTTAAAGAATGGCAAATATGGTTTAGCAAAATGTGTGAAAATTACCGTTCACTTTATGACAAACCTATGTATTCATGTCAAATATCAGTATCAACACATGCGCCAATGGGAGCTGTAACGTTAGCAACTCCTGACGGAAGATTATGTGGAACTACTTTTGCCGATGGATCTGTTTCTGCTTATCCGGGATCTGATAAAAATGGTCCTTATGCATTATTCAATTCTGCAACTTGTTACAATCATGCTTTATCTCAGAATTCTCAGCTGAATATGAAAATCCATCCTTCGGTTGTTAAGGGAAGGGAAGGTTCACGGAAGTTTTTAGAAATGATAAAAGCTTACCTTCGTAAAGGAGCGTTCCACATTCAGTTCAATATTGTTGATTCCAGAATGCTTAAAGATGCACAAAAAAATCCTGAAAAATACAGGGGACTAATGGTGCGGGTAGCAGGATTTACTCAATATTGGGTTGAACTCGGGAAACAAATACAAGATGAAGTTATTGCGCGAACAGAGTATGAACAAATAGGATAAAATTAATAAATGTGATACACTACGATTGTAAATATTACCTTAACACAGATGTTTTTAAAGGCATTTGTAAAAGAGATAAAAGCAACATAAATGCCGACGATGAAGCATGTAATAATTTTGAAAAAGCACAGAAATGTAAACATTGTTCAAATTTTTTATTATACGGTAACGATTGGGGAACATGCATGAGCAAATATGAAGCTTATCCGGAAATGAACGCAGTTACATGCAATGATTTTAAACAATAACCATTCCGATTCTAAAGGTTATATATTCGATATTCAGGGACTGTCAGTACATGATGGTCCCGGATGTCGAACATCAATATTTTTGAATGGATGCACCATGAATTGTTTTTGGTGTTCTAATCCGGAAGGCATCAATAGGAAACCTTCGCTATTGTATTTTTCTTCAAAATGCATTGCTTGCGGTAATTGCATAAGCAATTGCTCGCAAAATGCAATTAGAATCGAAAATGAAAAACTTAAAATTTCCAGGCAACTTTGTGCTGTATGCGAAAAACAAAGTTGTATTGATGAGTGTTTTACCGATGCATTGAGATTAAGCGGATATGAAATTACAGTTTCAAAGCTCTTTGAAATTATCCAGCGCGACAGACAATTTTGGGGCAGTGCAGGCGGAATAACATTAACAGGTGGAGAACCATTATTGCAGATAGATTTTGTAAAAGAAATACTTTCTAAATGTCACCATGCCTATATTCACACTGCTATCGAGACCTGCGGTAATATTCCATGGAAAAACTTTCAAGCTGTTATTCCGTACATTGATTGGATTTTCTTCGACCTTAAACATCTTAATAGTCAGGAACACAAAAAGGCCACAAATGCCGGCAATTCACTGATTTTAGAAAATGCGAAACTACTTTCAAAAGAATTTGACGGAAGACTAGTATTTCGACTTCCATTAATTCCCGATTTTAACGATTCGAAAGAAGACATCGACTCAATTATTTCATTTATTAAAAAAACAGGAAGAAATGAAATCAACATTTTGCCTTTACATCATTTAGGCAGGGAGAAGTATCCAATGCTTAATAATAATTATCTTGGGAGCAACTTTCCTATTCCGACAAATGAAAAATTAAGGGATATTGAAAAAGCATTTAAAGCATATGGTATTGATTGTTATATAGGTAGTGAAACTCCTTTTTAATGATATTTAGAAACAATGAACCATATATCCAAATGATTTCAATATTATTCTATATTTTTCTTACAGGTTTTCTCTTTAAGTTTTCCATAGCCAACTATCTAATGATTTTTTGGATTTGCCATCTTTATATTATATTTTTGTAAAAATGATAAAGAATATTGTTTTGCAACATTTTTAATAGCAACTATAAAAAAGGAGGAAATATGAAAAGGGCATTGATGACAGTTCTTGTGGTTCTTTCGAGTGTGGTCTCATTATGTCAGCTTGCGTGTGCACAGGCTGAAAAACCGGCAGGTTCGGCAGCACAGGATCTGCTGGTCAAGTGTGAGGTCGAAACAGCGGTCAGCATGCTTCAGGCAATTTTCACAAAATATCAACAGGGGGAAATGACCCTTGAGCAGGCAAAGAAACTTGGCGCCGACCTTTTGCGGGAACTTAGTTATGGTACCGGAGGATATTTCTGGGCCGATACGGAGGAAGGCGTTAATGTGGTTTTGTATGGCCGAAAGGATGTGGAGGGAAGAAACCGGCTTGAGGATAAGGATCAACAAGGCACGTTTTTCGTAAAGGAATTCCTTGCAAAAGGTAAAGCCGGTGGCGGATATGTCGAGTACTTGTTTCCAAGGGAGGGCCAGACTACGGCCCAACCTAAGCGATCATACGTACTCCTGTTCAAACCATTCGGATGGGTTGTCGGCAGCGGATACTATCTCTGAAAAATCCTATAAAACCTGATCAATCCGTAGATCATCAATCCAGAAAATGCCGGGTTTTAAAATGTTTAATTCAAACCTGATCGCATTCATCTTTTCAGGAATTTCATATTTATATTCATATAGCTGCCAATTGTCTATTGTTTCATCTGATTTGACTATCGTTTCATATTGCCCCGTTGAATAACCCACACCACCAATTCGTACATGAAAACCACTT
This genomic stretch from Bacteroidales bacterium harbors:
- a CDS encoding DUF6496 domain-containing protein, yielding MAKYSKKAQDKVEKVMHEYKHGELKSGKGGKGGIVKSRKQAIAIALSEARQAGAKVPKKKILNQE
- the hpdB gene encoding 4-hydroxyphenylacetate decarboxylase large subunit; the encoded protein is MTENQDCVQCSTDIYNYYGTKPEGEIQTREAKKAPTQRVEKARQMYFETKSSASVEFPYWYTRRWEEVEGEVPIIRRAEALKAGFGHLTPAILPGELLAMRKANYLRGSYPMPWLSEAFFLAKEDELYKEAQKSGKVSADEVTTMGQGGGNVTKSVGNVISIAGKFGLRKEEMPILIKTAKKWFNKSVDDVGHKYEQLVPDYNTKEEIMRAVICMFDSGYTLPQGREVMNYYYPLQFGIEGIKNICKEKQDQTAGYPDMDRLYFYKAVYIMLEGLQTWIMNYAKEARFMASLEDNQTQKEEYLDIAERLEWLTKNKPRTFHDSLQLVWIFHVAVLNEDAISGLSPGRLGQVLYPFWKQDMDQGILTKECTIELLECMRMKFTELDCFASMGVVGGVLSGNTFNNLCIGGLDKDGDSAANELEMLILESAMSCDTPQPTLSLLYDEKLPEEFLLKGIECTKIGTGYPAWINNRVAMEFLLNNFKKEGMQLEEARAWAIGGCLETSPGSWMPLELNEETYFIPGGSAPATSVGVHFISLPKVLEAVLFDGLDKRTGRRVYPAHGSKLESYEEIWTVFKKYFSITVEVLTLANNIQHDIWGKISPSIINSMLKPDCLEVGKDISHKGCRYNRTFNVEICGGVNLVNSLASIKKNVIDEKKLSLQELKAAIESNFGYLSALETGSYSLIEQVKTKNYMDWLKIHKLCLDAPKYGNDDKYVDNIFKEWQIWFSKMCENYRSLYDKPMYSCQISVSTHAPMGAVTLATPDGRLCGTTFADGSVSAYPGSDKNGPYALFNSATCYNHALSQNSQLNMKIHPSVVKGREGSRKFLEMIKAYLRKGAFHIQFNIVDSRMLKDAQKNPEKYRGLMVRVAGFTQYWVELGKQIQDEVIARTEYEQIG
- a CDS encoding slipin family protein — its product is MEMRSFNTFAAMIFVLILAIGGGLAYYSYSGPADAGRIVGIIVITFIIAITVSSAIKVADQWEKAVVLRLGKFRVIEGPGLFFIIPVIDAVRFWIDTRVITTTFKTEKTLTKDTVPVDVDAVLFWKVIDSKKAALDVADYQSAISWASQTALRDVIGKTMLSDMLEGREKISAELQKIIDERTEPWGVNVISVEVKDVLIPPALEDAMSMQAQAERERQARVILGDSERQVAEKFGDAAKTYIDNPIALHLRAMNMLYEGLKQNATIVIVPSSAVESMQLGGLSGLTALTMELKKEQADKEKENNP
- a CDS encoding glycyl-radical enzyme activating protein codes for the protein MILNNNHSDSKGYIFDIQGLSVHDGPGCRTSIFLNGCTMNCFWCSNPEGINRKPSLLYFSSKCIACGNCISNCSQNAIRIENEKLKISRQLCAVCEKQSCIDECFTDALRLSGYEITVSKLFEIIQRDRQFWGSAGGITLTGGEPLLQIDFVKEILSKCHHAYIHTAIETCGNIPWKNFQAVIPYIDWIFFDLKHLNSQEHKKATNAGNSLILENAKLLSKEFDGRLVFRLPLIPDFNDSKEDIDSIISFIKKTGRNEINILPLHHLGREKYPMLNNNYLGSNFPIPTNEKLRDIEKAFKAYGIDCYIGSETPF
- a CDS encoding proline iminopeptidase-family hydrolase, coding for MKTNLILTLTMIMTLFSCGSKNEDDAPSIKEGMINVTGGQVWYRIVGADKTGIPLLTLHGGPGAPHDYLETLEALADERPVIFYDQLGCGNSDKPSDSTLWNVARFVEELEQVRTALNLEKVHIMGQSWGTMLAVEYVLRKKPEGIVSLILSGPFLNAPKWIADQQIWISQLPQNIQDTIRKYEENGNFASPSYQDAMMYYYRQHVCRLDPWPDCLNRAMEKFGKDVYEYMWGPSEFTAMGTLKNADLSEQLSLITVPTLFTCGEFDEATPATTMFYQSKLPGSEIYIFQNASHEHHLEKPDEYNLVVKNFLKKVEVTE
- a CDS encoding endonuclease/exonuclease/phosphatase family protein, translating into MRATIIYLFFVLFILISCNKEPYDYENNRTSYFKNINKQSYNDSIIICVTYNIHLGFKAIQDPWEKEEIGANKAQIQNIADVLKQINPDIIALQEVPRNRYNAEVKNFLEELAAKLNMNYAFGAHGYNDPYGIYPVYGEWGTAILTKYKILNINNIEVEYVDKWQKRSILDAKIEINNSTTLHTMSLHYLPIQEGIPNTAHYLKQINEPVILLGDFNYTGEINEFKEIGLNDVDSTYEKNWIDRIFYSKSYFKNIEFGSLIDSLWVSDHSANYGIIKIKKYNSILIP
- a CDS encoding cache domain-containing protein, which produces MKRALMTVLVVLSSVVSLCQLACAQAEKPAGSAAQDLLVKCEVETAVSMLQAIFTKYQQGEMTLEQAKKLGADLLRELSYGTGGYFWADTEEGVNVVLYGRKDVEGRNRLEDKDQQGTFFVKEFLAKGKAGGGYVEYLFPREGQTTAQPKRSYVLLFKPFGWVVGSGYYL
- a CDS encoding T9SS type A sorting domain-containing protein, giving the protein MRSIVLLYFVLNFCYLSSFSQEKSWEWSIQSFSTCQDMAVDMVIDDANNCYLSGIYDSGDFQIGDSAFSGQDGDFRSFISSFDREGNFRWAVSLQKEPAGPYGMVADCLMAVDAQQNLYVTGTFDFSVDFGDTILYSLGNWDVFVAKYDSSGQFIWAYHIGGPSVDRVGDIKIDDQDIIYLGMYHSRPLLDNYVIYGNNDTTVNFSDYAASVLSLQANAEFSWLSCGTSSTEVQTNNLVLDNENNLYAQFFVIGEFLLNGDTIIGDLEPYTHIIIPYAANGHPGDYIKFAQYWLTDMVIDSHGDFITIGDFNSPLIILGDTLNPVGYYDRLLVKYDHQMEPEWYITIPNITGTSDFSLDLDRDDGIYISAPFEGELVLGDTILPWEGMKGLFIAKLHPFGNLNWAITVQGTNFHYSSALNLDHCGNILIGGGFNGEIYFGEDTLSSSLDIPEVFIARLSNEMGFLNLGKDTVVCGSLLLSSPEGYHYYSWNNGASYEDHFVANETGLYSLLAVDEHYCTDMDTIFVEITPLPQVDLGSDTLIFISDTLNFSVDPQTDSIRWSDGSTGVGFMFRAIDYGEGYHIVWVHLGENGCYKADSISIHVVDNSFLDEQTLMIDHLYPNPAKDKLYFDLSHIGLKSYSDLAVEIFDLKGQLLLSVLINSLDGCTHPGCVLDISTLTGGMYFLLLKEGRKVITEKKFIVFK